The nucleotide sequence TGGGCCAGCAGCTCGAAGGCCGCCTCGGAGCCAATCCGCAGGATCCCCATCAGAATGCCCTTGGCCTGCTCGATGGTGCTCCGCGTGCCAAGCGCGCCTTCAACCGCTTCCCGCGCCGCCCGTTCGGTTTCCCAGTGCAGCGTGCTGGTCAGGTCCACGATGAACCCTTCAACAGCAACGAGCCCTCCGTTACCCGTGAGCGCCTCGCCGGCGGTGAGGACACGGTGTTCCCGCAGGCGCGCATCAATGATGCGGTGGTAGCTGCAGAAGAATCCGCCCGCTTCGCAGGCTGCCATGAAGATGTCGTGGCAGCGCTCCCTGTCATCGGGGTGCTTGTGTGCATAAAGAAGCTCCACGGTGGGCACGATCTCGCCGCGGCGGTACCCGTGGAGCGCGTACAGCTCGTCCGACCATTCAAGCCGGCCTGAAATGGCGTCGTAGTGGAACGTGCCGGCAACACAATCGGCTGGCCCGAGGGCACTCGAGTAGGCACGGACGGTTTTCGGAAGACTCATGGGACTCCCTACCCGGCCATCCCCTGGCACTGAACGGGCATGCGCTTGGGCAGCGGGTGCACGGCCGCGCGGGGGCGGGAGCCGGGGAGCCGCTCCGCCGGTGCCGCGGCCAGCTCCTTCACGTGTCCCATGCCCGCATATTCACGGACGGCGGCAATGCCCTCCACCGCGGCGGCTTTGCTGGGAAAAGGGCGGGACACGGCCATCACGGTGCCGTCCGGGGCGGTGAGCTGGAATCTGAATGAAGCGTCTGCGTCGGTGAAGAGTTCGAACATGCCAGCCATTAGCCCTCCTGGATCCGGGAACACGGCGTCCGGGACGCCGTCGTGCCGGAAGCAGCTGAAGTTTTTTCTCGGTTCCGCACCCGCGGATGAGCAGGGGCGGAAATTGAAGAATTTATGAAATTGTGAACTACTTCCCGCGCGTTGGCAAGGGTCCGCCCGGCCTCCGGCGCGCCTCCGTCCCTGTGCAGGACAGGTTCGCCAACAAAAGTTGATCCCGTTCGTCTGAGACAGACCGTTCTGTCTCTATACTTAGATCTGTACGTCTTGGGGGCATCAGTTTGGCGGGACGAGCAATGCCTGGCAAGGAACACTGGAAGGAATCCACAATGGGTGACATGCCCGACGGCGTGATCCACACCGAGGTGAAGGCGGACCTGTTTAAGTCCATGGGCCACCCTGCGCGTATCCTGGTCCTGGAAATGCTTGCCAGCGGTCCGGTTACCGTGAGCAGCCTCCGGGACGGCACCGGCCTCGAAGCCTCGAACCTTTCACAGCACCTTGGCATCCTGCGGCGCCAGCGGCTGATCGTCCCGTCCCGCAAGGATGGCCGCCTCTTCTACGAACTGACGTCCCCCGAGGTGCGAGAAGTCCTCGACGCCGCCCGCGGCCTGCTGGGCGCTATCCTCGACGGCGGCCTGCGCCAGAATGGCGGATCCGGTGCCGCCCCAGCCACGGCACCGGCGCCGTCACTGACGTCCGCGGCACAGGCCGCAGGCTAGCCGGAGACTTTTGCGCCGGAGGCTTTTAGGCGGGGTCGGCGACGGCGGCCGGTGCGGAATGCCCGAAAAGCCAGGCCGCGACGTCGCTCCTCAGCACGACGTGCGGGCTGCCCGTTCCGCTGACACTTCCGGCCGGAACATAGTAGCCGCGGCCGCCGCCGGGACCGCCGGCGGCACGGTCCAGTGCCTCCACGATCCTGCGGCTCAGATGCCCCTGCGGGCCGGTGGCGTGGATTTCTTCAAGCTCAGCGGCTGTGAGCCGTCCCAGTACAGCAGCGATATCGGCCACGATCGTTCCCCTTTGCGCGTTGCCTCGATTGACAGGCCTGCCTGCAATAACAGGGTGCCTGAAGTGCAACGCTAAGGCATGGCGATTAACGGCGGGTGAATTCGTGGCGGCAATTTGGTCAGTAAGGGCGATTTGGTCAGTACAGGAAGATATCGATCCACGTCCGGTTGTGCGCGTGGAGCAGCACCAGGAACAGCACGAAGTCGAAGAGCAGGTGCACGCTGACGATGTAAGACAGGGACTTCGTTACGGTGAAGATGCGGGCCTGCAGCAGTGCGAAGGGGTAGATGAAAAACGGCGCCCACGACTTGAATCCCAGTTCCCACAGGAACGAGGTGAACAGCACCGCCTGCAGCAGGTTGGCCTGCCAGTCGGGCAGGTGGCGCCGCAGCAGCGCGAAGCAGGTGCAGATGAAGAACAGCTCATCCCAGATGCCCAGGGCGTTGGTGCCGATGAAGAGCCGTGCGATGCCCTCGGGGTCGTGCACAGCAGGCCAGTTCATGTAGACGCCGGTCCGGATCATGTACACGGGCAGCAGGGCATAGCCAATCACCACGACGGCGGGCAGGTACCACTTCTCTGCCCGTGTCCACTTCTGCCCGGTCAGGACCGGGAACACCACCGCATGCTCTTTGGTGACGAACCGCGACACGGCGTAGGGAATCCCGACGGCCGCGATCATCGCCGAACCCATGACGAGCATGTGGGACGTGCTGACGTCGGTGGTGATGGGCACGGCACTGATGATGGCCACTCCGGCTGCAATCAGCGCGAGGTCGCGGCACAGCAGCCGGTCCACCAGCGCCGCAACCGCGAGTGCTGCGGCGAGCAGGGCGTAGCCCGGCAGGGGCTGGTGCAGGACGAACAGGACGAAGCCGGCCGCCGAGACCATGGCTGCCGGGACGACGCGCAGGGAGGTCCCCTGGGCGGTTCGTTCCCCGGTTAGCGGAGTGCTCACCGGTGCCTGAACTCCGGCTGGCGCTTCTCCGTGAAAGCAGCCATGCCTTCCTTCTGGTCTTCCGAGGCGAAGAGCGAATGGAACAGCCGGCGTTCAAACAGCACGCCCTGCGCCAACCCCGTCTCGAAGGCCGCGTTGACGGCTTCCTTTGCCAGCATGGCGGCCGGCTTCGACTTGGAAGCGATGACCTCCGCGGCCTTCAGAGCCTCCTCCACGGTGTCCGCGGCCGGCACCACCCGTGCCACCAGGCCCGAGCGTTCCGCCTCGGCCGCGTCGATGAACCGGCCCGTGAGGATCATGTCCATGGCCTTGGCCTTGCCCACCGCGCGGGTGAGCCGCTGGGACCCGCCCATGCCGGGAACCACTCCGAGGTTGATTTCCGGCTGGCCGAACTTGGCGTTATCCCCGGCAATGATGAAGTCGCACATCATGGCCAGCTCGCAGCCGCCGCCCAGAGCGAAACCTGACACCGCGGCGATCAGGGGGATGCGCAGGCGGGTGAGGTCCTCCCACCCGCGGAACCAGTCGGCGTCGTACATCTCCAGGTAGCCCTTGTCCGCCATCTCCTTGATGTCGGCACCCGCGGCGAAGGCTTTCCCCGAGCCGGTAATCACGACGGCTCCGACGCCGGGGTCGGTGTCCATGGCTGAAACCGCCGCCACGAGTTCTTCCAGGGTCGTCCTGTCCAGGGCGTTCAGCGCCTCGGGCCTGTTCAGGGTAACGAGGCCGACGCGCCCGCGGCGCTCCACCAGAATGTTCCCGTACTCGTGCGTCATCCATGCCCCTCACGTGGTTGCTACGTCCTGAAACTAAGCCTACTGTCCTGACTTGTCCCTGATGTCGGTGATGATGCCGGAAAAATCCCGGCCCGCCCCGCCCTCCGCCGCGAAGGCGTCGTAAATTTCGGAGGCCAGCGGCCCCATCCGCGCAGCCACGCCGGTGGACCGGAGGGCGTTCAGCGCCAGCCGGAGGTCCTTGGCCATCAGTGCTCCGGCGAATCCGGGCTGGTAGTCGCGGTTGGCCGGGCTGGTGGGAACCGGTCCCGGGACAGGGCAGTTGGTGGTGAGGGCCCAGCACTGTCCAGACGCGGCGGACGCGACGTCGAAGAGGGCCTGATGGGTCAGCCCGAGCTTCTCCCCGAGGACGAACGCCTCACTGACCGCGATCATCGAGACACCCAGGATGAGGTTGTTGCAGACCTTCGCTGCCTGGCCGGCGCCGTGCTCCCCGCACAGTACGGCGCGTTTGCCCATGACGTCGAACAGGGGCCGCACCGTTTCAAAGTCCTCCGGCAGGGCACCGACCATGAACGTCAGCGTGCCGGCCTCCGCCCCCACAACCCCGCCGGAAACCGGCGCGTCCACGGAGCGGTGCCCGGCGTCGAGGGCCAGCCTGGCGGCTTCGCGTGCTTCGTCGACGTTGATGGTGGAGCAGTCCAGGAACATGGTGTTCGGTGCCGCGGCGGCCAGCAGTCCCTGTTCCCCGCCGTTGCCCTGGTAGGCGTCCAGCACGTGCTGGCCGCTCGGGAACATCGTGAGCACCACGTCGGCTCCGGTTACGGTCTCCACCGCAGTCGCCGCGGTGGGGATGCCGTGCTCACGCGCAGCGTCCAGTGCGGCCGGCACCACGTCGAAGCCGATGACCTCGTAGCCTGCCTTGACCAGGTTGACCGCCATGGGACCGCCCATGTGGCCCAATCCCAGGAAGGCAACCCGCGGTTTGGCTGTATCAGGCCCGTTCACTTCATCAGGCATGGTCCGACTCCTTTTCCCACAGAACCAGTTCCCGGTCCCCCAGCGGCGCAAAGTACCGCTCGACGTCCTCTGTGCGCACCTCCTGCAGTGTGGCCGGCCGCCACTGCGGGTTGCGGTCCTTGTCCACGACCTGTGCCCGGATCCCCTCCCGGAAGTCAGGGCCGCCGAGGCAGTGCAGTCCCACCCGGTATTCCTCCGCGAGCACTTCGTCCAGGCTCAGTCCGCGTGACCTGCGCAGCGAGGCAAGGGTGACCTTGACGGCGGTGGGCGATTTCGCCTCGATCGTGTCTGCGGCGGCCGCGGCATCCCCGCCCGCGGCCCGCAGCCGCCGGACGATCTCCTCGGCGTCGTCGGCGGAATAGCAGGCGTCGATCCAGTCCCGCTGTGCTTCCAGTTCCGAGGGGGGAGCCGTTTCGGCAAAGCGTGCGACGGCGGCTTCCGCGCTTTCGTGTTCCAGCGCCGCCGCGAGCTCCGCGAGCCTTCCGGACGGGACGAAGTGGTCGGCAAGCCCCAGGAACAGCGCGTCCGCCCCGCTGAGGTGGGCGCCTGTGAGGGCGGCATGCGTGCCCGTCTCCCCCGGTGAGCGTGAGAGCAGGAGGGTCCCGCCGACGTCGGGCACAAACCCGATGGTGGTCTCCGGCATCCCGCTCCGGGTGCGTTCGGTGACGATGCGCAGGGAGCCGTGCGCGGAGATGCCCACGCCGCCGCCCAGCACCAGCCCGTCCATGAACGCGACATACGGCTTGGGGAACCGCGCAATCAGCGAGTTCATGCGGTATTCGTCCGCCCAGAAGCGTGCCGTTTCGTCGCCGCCGGCAAGAATGTCCCGGTAGATGGCCACAATGTCCCCGCCCGCGCACAGGCCGCGGTCGCCCGCGCCCTGGACCAGCACGGTGGCCACGGAGTCGTCGTCGGCCCAGGCGGTGAGCTGCTCCAGGATGGCGGCGACCATGCCGGCCGTGAGCGCGTTGACTGCCCTGGGTCGGTTGAGCGTGACCACCCCCAGCCTGCCCCGCTGCTCGAAAAACACGTCCTGGTCGAACAATCCGTCTTCTTCAGGAAGCTCCCCTTGTGCAGAGGTCGCTGCCGGGTCTGCCGGCATTCCGTTCGGGGCAGGTTCAGTCATCAGCTTCCTTCCGGCATGATGAAGCTGGCGCCCTGCCGGATGCCGGAGGGCCAGCGCGAGGTCACGGTCTTGGTCTTGGTGTAGAAGCGGAAGGCATCGGCGCCGTGCTGGTTGAGGTCCCCGAACCCGGATGCCTTCCAGCCACCGAACGTGTAGTAGGCAATGGGCACCGGAATGGGGACGTTGATGCCCACCATGCCCACCTGCACCCTGCTGGCGAAGTCACGCGCCGCGTCGCCGTCCCGGGTGAAGATGGCCACCCCGTTGCCGAACTCGTGCTCGCTGCAGAGCCGGAGGGCCTCGTCGTAGTCGGACGCGCGGAGGACGCTGAGCACCGGGCCGAAGATCTCCTCGCGGTAGATCTTCATGTCCTTGGTGACGTTGTCGAACAGGGTGGGGCCAATCCAGAAGCCGCCGTCATAGCCGTCCACGGTCAGGCCGCGGCCGTCCACCAGGAGCGAGGCCCCGTCCTCTTCGCCGGACCTGATGTAGCCCTCGATCCGCTCCTTGGCCGCCGGCGTCACCACCGGACCGAAGTCCGAGTCCTTGGCCAGGCTGTGCCCCACCTTCAGGGACTTGATCCGCTCCTGCAGCCTCGCCACGAGGTTGTTCGCGGTTTCCTCCCCCACAGGGACAGCCACGGACACCGCCATGCAGCGTTCCCCGGCCGAGCCGTAGCCGGCGCCGATCAGGGCGTCGGCGGCCATGTCCAGGTCCGCGTCCGGCATGATCACCATGTGGTTCTTGGCGCCGCCGAAGCATTGGGCCCGCTTGCCGTGGGCCGCCGCCGTGGCGTAGATGTACTGGGCGATCGGGGTGGAACCCACGAAGCCGATGGCCTGGACACGCTCGTCCTCGAGCAGCGCATCCACGGCTTCCTTGTCGCCGTTGACCACATTGAAGACGCCGTCCGGGACCCCCGCCTCGGAGTAGAGCTCCGCGAGCCGCAGCGGCACGGACGGGTCGCGTTCGGACGGCTTGAGGATGAAGGCGTTGCCTGCCGCCAGCGCCGGTCCGGACTTCCACAGCGGGATCATGGCGGGGAAGTTGAACGGCGTGATGCCGGCGACCACGCCCAGTGGCTGGCGCATGGAGTGGACGTCGATGCCTGCGCCGGCGTCATCGGAGAACTCGCCCTTGAGCAGGTGCGGGGCGCCGGCGGCGAACTCCACCACCTCGATGCCGCGCTGGATGTCGCCCCTGGCGTCCGCGAGGGTCTTCCCGTGTTCGGAGGACAGGAGGGCGGCGAGCTCATCCATGTTCTGGTTCACGAGGTCCACGAACCTGAGCAGGATGCGGCCGCGCCGCTGGGCGTTCATGGCACCCCACTCCGGCTGGGCTTTTTCGGCGTTGGCGACAGCGTTCCGGACCTCTTCCGCGCCGGCCAGCGGCACCTTGGCCTGGACCTCTCCGGTGCAGGGATCATAGACGTCGCTGTACCGGCCGGACGTGCCATCGACCCGCCGGCCGCCAATGTAGTGGGAAAGTTCGCGAACCATGGATGCTCCTTTGCATGACCCCGGTCATCTCTGGTGCTGAATCTACTCGGACTTCCTACTAAATTCCAGAGTCCCGGGGCGAGTGTGGGCAGCCGTGGCGGGCGTTTGCCGGGAGTCCCATCGGCGTCCAAGTTCGGTAAGTTAGGACTGTGAAGATAGCTACCTGGAATGTGAACTCGCTGCGTGCCCGTGCCGACCGTGTGGAGGCGTGGCTGCAGCGCTCCGACTGTGATGTCCTGGCCATTCAGGAAACCAAGTGCAAGGACGACAACTTTCCGTGGGAGCTCTTCGAGCGCATGGGCTACGAGGTGGCGCACTACGGCGTCAACCAGTGGAACGGGGTGGCAATCGCCTCCCGGGTGGGCCTGGACGACGTCGAACGCGGCTTCACGGACCAGCCGCATTTCGGCAAGGCGGGCAAGGATCCCGTCCAGGAAGCCCGCGCCATGGCCGCCACCTGCGGCGGCGTCCGCGTCTGGAGCCTCTACGTTCCCAACGGCCGCTCCCTCGACGACGAGCACATGCCCTACAAGCTCAAGTGGCTTGATGCCCTCAAGAACCACGCGGCCGGCTGGATTTCGGAGGACCCGTCCGCTCAGGTAGCGCTGATGGGCGACTGGAACATCGCCCCCACGGACGACGACGTGTGGGACATCGACCTCTTCCTCACCCAGGGCTACACTCACGTCAGCGAACCTGAGCGCGCCGCGTTCCACGCCTTCGAGTCCGCCGGGTACTCCGACGTCGTCCGCCCCCACACCCCGGGTCCGGGCGTCTACACGTACTGGGACTACACCCAGCTGCGGTTTCCCAAGAAGGAGGGCATGCGGATCGACTTCGTGCTCGCCTCGCCCGCGCTCGCCTCGCGGGTTTCCGGAGCATCGATCGACCGCGAGGAACGCAAGGGCAAGGGCGCGTCCGACCACGCACCGGTGATTGTGGAACTGACCGACTGATAGGGGCTGACGGCTGATGACAGGCAGGCATTCATGACGGGCAACCTCTACCGCGGCCAGGCCGGGTTGCCGTTTTCCTCCACGCTGCGCGTCTATGAGCCACTGGACGCGTTTCCCGAGGACCAGCGCGCCGCCATCAAGTCAGCCGGCGAGCGCGCGGTGTCCCGCGCCGCCGTCGAGAACGCGGAGCTGCAGGCTTCGCTGGGACGGATCACCCGGCCCGGCGGTGATCCGTTCCCCACGGGCCGGACCGATCTGGTGCGGGTCACCCGTGCCCCCGGGGTCCCCGTGGAGGGTGCCGCCAAGGAAGGCGAGGAGGAAGCGGCCGACGGCGTGGCGCTGCTTTACTGCCCCAGCCAGCTGGTGCTTCGGGCCGGGCTGGCGGCCAACGCCCTGATCGAAGGCATCCACGGGCCCCTGGCCGAGCTGCTGATCCCCGAGGAGCAGCGGGACAGGCACCAGGAACGCATCGACCAGGTCAACGCGCGCGACGGGATCACCCGGGTGCACACCCGCGCCTCCACCTGGGGCATCCCGTTCAGCTGGTTTTCGCTGTTCCTCGAATCAGACCCACAGG is from Arthrobacter sp. QXT-31 and encodes:
- a CDS encoding CoA-acylating methylmalonate-semialdehyde dehydrogenase; amino-acid sequence: MVRELSHYIGGRRVDGTSGRYSDVYDPCTGEVQAKVPLAGAEEVRNAVANAEKAQPEWGAMNAQRRGRILLRFVDLVNQNMDELAALLSSEHGKTLADARGDIQRGIEVVEFAAGAPHLLKGEFSDDAGAGIDVHSMRQPLGVVAGITPFNFPAMIPLWKSGPALAAGNAFILKPSERDPSVPLRLAELYSEAGVPDGVFNVVNGDKEAVDALLEDERVQAIGFVGSTPIAQYIYATAAAHGKRAQCFGGAKNHMVIMPDADLDMAADALIGAGYGSAGERCMAVSVAVPVGEETANNLVARLQERIKSLKVGHSLAKDSDFGPVVTPAAKERIEGYIRSGEEDGASLLVDGRGLTVDGYDGGFWIGPTLFDNVTKDMKIYREEIFGPVLSVLRASDYDEALRLCSEHEFGNGVAIFTRDGDAARDFASRVQVGMVGINVPIPVPIAYYTFGGWKASGFGDLNQHGADAFRFYTKTKTVTSRWPSGIRQGASFIMPEGS
- a CDS encoding enoyl-CoA hydratase/isomerase family protein, with amino-acid sequence MTEPAPNGMPADPAATSAQGELPEEDGLFDQDVFFEQRGRLGVVTLNRPRAVNALTAGMVAAILEQLTAWADDDSVATVLVQGAGDRGLCAGGDIVAIYRDILAGGDETARFWADEYRMNSLIARFPKPYVAFMDGLVLGGGVGISAHGSLRIVTERTRSGMPETTIGFVPDVGGTLLLSRSPGETGTHAALTGAHLSGADALFLGLADHFVPSGRLAELAAALEHESAEAAVARFAETAPPSELEAQRDWIDACYSADDAEEIVRRLRAAGGDAAAAADTIEAKSPTAVKVTLASLRRSRGLSLDEVLAEEYRVGLHCLGGPDFREGIRAQVVDKDRNPQWRPATLQEVRTEDVERYFAPLGDRELVLWEKESDHA
- a CDS encoding ArsR/SmtB family transcription factor translates to MGDMPDGVIHTEVKADLFKSMGHPARILVLEMLASGPVTVSSLRDGTGLEASNLSQHLGILRRQRLIVPSRKDGRLFYELTSPEVREVLDAARGLLGAILDGGLRQNGGSGAAPATAPAPSLTSAAQAAG
- a CDS encoding PAS and ANTAR domain-containing protein, with the protein product MSLPKTVRAYSSALGPADCVAGTFHYDAISGRLEWSDELYALHGYRRGEIVPTVELLYAHKHPDDRERCHDIFMAACEAGGFFCSYHRIIDARLREHRVLTAGEALTGNGGLVAVEGFIVDLTSTLHWETERAAREAVEGALGTRSTIEQAKGILMGILRIGSEAAFELLAQYSQHTNIKVASTAADLIRLANSPEQAALLDAFVQELQRRSEDHAQSRADKDGVPSG
- a CDS encoding exodeoxyribonuclease III — protein: MKIATWNVNSLRARADRVEAWLQRSDCDVLAIQETKCKDDNFPWELFERMGYEVAHYGVNQWNGVAIASRVGLDDVERGFTDQPHFGKAGKDPVQEARAMAATCGGVRVWSLYVPNGRSLDDEHMPYKLKWLDALKNHAAGWISEDPSAQVALMGDWNIAPTDDDVWDIDLFLTQGYTHVSEPERAAFHAFESAGYSDVVRPHTPGPGVYTYWDYTQLRFPKKEGMRIDFVLASPALASRVSGASIDREERKGKGASDHAPVIVELTD
- the mmsB gene encoding 3-hydroxyisobutyrate dehydrogenase, which translates into the protein MPDEVNGPDTAKPRVAFLGLGHMGGPMAVNLVKAGYEVIGFDVVPAALDAAREHGIPTAATAVETVTGADVVLTMFPSGQHVLDAYQGNGGEQGLLAAAAPNTMFLDCSTINVDEAREAARLALDAGHRSVDAPVSGGVVGAEAGTLTFMVGALPEDFETVRPLFDVMGKRAVLCGEHGAGQAAKVCNNLILGVSMIAVSEAFVLGEKLGLTHQALFDVASAASGQCWALTTNCPVPGPVPTSPANRDYQPGFAGALMAKDLRLALNALRSTGVAARMGPLASEIYDAFAAEGGAGRDFSGIITDIRDKSGQ
- a CDS encoding YegP family protein yields the protein MAGMFELFTDADASFRFQLTAPDGTVMAVSRPFPSKAAAVEGIAAVREYAGMGHVKELAAAPAERLPGSRPRAAVHPLPKRMPVQCQGMAG
- a CDS encoding CPBP family glutamic-type intramembrane protease, with translation MSTPLTGERTAQGTSLRVVPAAMVSAAGFVLFVLHQPLPGYALLAAALAVAALVDRLLCRDLALIAAGVAIISAVPITTDVSTSHMLVMGSAMIAAVGIPYAVSRFVTKEHAVVFPVLTGQKWTRAEKWYLPAVVVIGYALLPVYMIRTGVYMNWPAVHDPEGIARLFIGTNALGIWDELFFICTCFALLRRHLPDWQANLLQAVLFTSFLWELGFKSWAPFFIYPFALLQARIFTVTKSLSYIVSVHLLFDFVLFLVLLHAHNRTWIDIFLY
- a CDS encoding enoyl-CoA hydratase; translated protein: MTHEYGNILVERRGRVGLVTLNRPEALNALDRTTLEELVAAVSAMDTDPGVGAVVITGSGKAFAAGADIKEMADKGYLEMYDADWFRGWEDLTRLRIPLIAAVSGFALGGGCELAMMCDFIIAGDNAKFGQPEINLGVVPGMGGSQRLTRAVGKAKAMDMILTGRFIDAAEAERSGLVARVVPAADTVEEALKAAEVIASKSKPAAMLAKEAVNAAFETGLAQGVLFERRLFHSLFASEDQKEGMAAFTEKRQPEFRHR